One window from the genome of Myxococcales bacterium encodes:
- a CDS encoding MoxR family ATPase: protein MNLEAIANISRGIRGELHKAVVGQDHAIDLLLTALLAEGHVLLEGQPGLAKTLLVRAFAKTSSLQFGRIQFTPDLMPGDVLGTNLFNFQSNTFSLTKGPIFTDLLLADEINRTPPKTQAALLQAMQERTVTIDGKHHALGDHFLVVATQNPIEQEGTYPLPEAQLDRFLFKIVLAYPSRDEERAIVASHGGRRATTSLDALGIGAVVAAEHIAAMREVVTQIRVAEPIVDYIVDIVRQTREHGALRYGASPRAAASLSQAARAYAVLAGRDYVLPDDVKALAVPVLAHRVGTSVGAAMDGVSAQAAINQILSRVTAPR, encoded by the coding sequence ATGAATCTTGAAGCCATTGCCAATATCAGCCGCGGCATTCGCGGCGAGCTGCACAAGGCCGTGGTGGGCCAGGACCACGCGATTGACCTTTTGCTCACCGCGCTGCTCGCCGAGGGCCACGTGTTGCTCGAGGGCCAACCTGGGCTTGCCAAGACGTTGCTGGTCCGCGCCTTTGCCAAGACCTCGTCGCTGCAATTTGGGCGCATTCAGTTTACGCCGGACCTAATGCCTGGCGACGTGCTTGGCACCAACCTGTTCAATTTCCAGAGCAACACGTTTAGCCTGACCAAGGGCCCAATCTTTACCGATCTGCTGCTGGCCGACGAAATCAATCGCACGCCGCCCAAGACGCAGGCGGCGCTGTTGCAGGCCATGCAGGAGCGCACCGTCACCATCGACGGCAAGCACCACGCGCTCGGCGACCATTTTTTGGTGGTCGCGACGCAGAACCCGATCGAACAAGAAGGCACCTACCCGTTGCCCGAGGCCCAGCTCGACCGCTTTCTGTTTAAGATCGTGCTCGCGTATCCGTCGCGCGACGAAGAGCGGGCAATCGTCGCCTCGCACGGGGGCCGCCGCGCCACCACCAGCCTTGATGCGCTCGGCATTGGCGCGGTAGTCGCCGCCGAGCACATTGCGGCGATGCGCGAGGTCGTGACGCAGATCCGCGTCGCCGAGCCGATCGTCGACTATATCGTCGATATCGTGCGGCAAACCCGCGAGCACGGCGCGTTGCGGTACGGCGCCTCGCCACGGGCGGCGGCCTCGCTGAGCCAAGCCGCGCGGGCCTACGCCGTGCTCGCCGGCCGCGACTATGTCTTACCCGACGACGTCAAGGCCCTCGCCGTGCCCGTGCTCGCCCATCGCGTTGGCACAAGCGTTGGCGCCGCGATGGACGGCGTCTCCGCGCAGGCCGCGATTAATCAAATTCTCAGTCGCGTCACCGCGCCGCGCTAA
- the trpS gene encoding tryptophan--tRNA ligase gives MKTVFSGIQPTGDLHLGNYLGAVRNWTAQQERFRSIFCVVDYHSLTQQYDPKEMPKRVFDMVLDLLALGIDPSRSILFVQSMVPEHTELCWVFNNVTGFGDLERMTQFKDKSLTQPDNITAGLFDYPVLQAADILLYRAQLVPVGQDQVQHIELARRIARSFNHRWGKVFPECEALLTEVPKVVGLDGKAKMSKSLGNHIPLSATQGKPLRKLLARAVTDEKRVNREDPGNPDDCNVFAWHRYFSSADDQAWVREGCTTAGIGCVDCKGKLADNIEAHFATYHERRAHFVARPDEVRDVLYDGAKRARDIAMATMDEVRQRLGLWR, from the coding sequence ACCTTGGGGCCGTTCGCAACTGGACCGCCCAGCAGGAGCGTTTTCGCAGCATTTTTTGCGTCGTCGACTACCATTCGCTGACCCAGCAATACGACCCCAAAGAGATGCCAAAACGGGTGTTCGACATGGTGCTCGATCTGCTCGCGCTGGGCATCGATCCCTCGCGCTCGATCTTGTTCGTGCAGTCAATGGTGCCAGAGCACACCGAGCTGTGCTGGGTGTTTAACAATGTCACGGGCTTTGGCGACCTCGAGCGCATGACGCAGTTCAAGGACAAGTCGCTCACCCAACCCGACAATATTACGGCCGGGCTATTTGATTACCCCGTGCTACAGGCCGCCGACATCTTGCTCTATCGCGCGCAATTGGTGCCAGTTGGCCAAGACCAGGTGCAGCACATCGAGCTGGCGCGGCGCATCGCGCGCAGCTTTAACCATCGCTGGGGCAAGGTGTTTCCCGAGTGCGAGGCGCTGCTCACCGAAGTACCCAAGGTGGTCGGGCTCGATGGTAAGGCCAAGATGTCAAAGTCGCTCGGCAATCACATTCCGCTTTCGGCGACGCAGGGCAAGCCGCTGCGCAAGCTGCTAGCGCGCGCGGTCACTGATGAGAAGCGGGTTAACCGCGAAGATCCGGGCAATCCCGACGACTGCAACGTGTTCGCGTGGCATCGCTATTTTTCGAGTGCCGACGATCAGGCGTGGGTGCGCGAAGGCTGCACCACCGCGGGCATTGGGTGCGTCGATTGCAAGGGCAAGCTCGCCGATAACATCGAGGCACATTTTGCGACGTACCACGAGCGCCGCGCGCATTTTGTGGCGCGACCTGACGAGGTGCGCGACGTGCTTTACGACGGCGCAAAGCGCGCACGCGACATCGCGATGGCAACCATGGACGAGGTGCGCCAGCGTTTAGGGCTTTGGCGGTAA
- a CDS encoding protein kinase gives MTSLVGRRVGEFVLREQIGEGAFGAVFLADQPTLEREAVVKMSLQSGAENPERVTQFLREARLASRIDHPFAAHVYAFGAEDDGALWIAMELVRGTSLADMLGKNGPLPPEKRFRS, from the coding sequence GTGACAAGCTTGGTCGGTCGACGCGTCGGGGAGTTCGTGCTCCGCGAGCAAATTGGGGAGGGTGCCTTTGGCGCGGTGTTCCTTGCCGACCAGCCGACGCTTGAGCGCGAGGCCGTCGTCAAGATGTCCTTGCAGTCGGGGGCGGAAAACCCCGAGCGCGTGACGCAATTTCTTCGTGAGGCACGCCTCGCCTCGCGCATCGATCATCCGTTTGCCGCGCACGTCTACGCCTTCGGCGCCGAAGACGATGGCGCGCTGTGGATTGCGATGGAACTTGTCCGCGGCACGTCGCTCGCCGACATGCTCGGCAAGAACGGCCCGTTGCCGCCCGAAAAGCGATTCCGCTCATGA
- a CDS encoding DUF58 domain-containing protein has product MRPTPRCLLIALLGFAACVPALVIGPAWWVAWPIYVGALVGAIGLDLAFSASARQFTAASSMSAVGYVGAPVTLTLHLTTGRKAPPALRVALTAPAELVGERHRELATTAQTTYDVAFSLRPVRRGAYQVSTCMLQWLGPLGLLSHRLDLALHGEVSIAPNIEKVKQAAIRVAHASNYIGQRIQRYIGDGSEFEQLREFQAGLDHRAMDWKASARHRKLYARQFQAERNHQVIVGVDCGHIMNEVSGGATKLDHAIHEALWLAWVGLQAGDKVGFAAFGAQLAAWTPPANGQAGFAQISKRAAGLDYSPEETNFTLCMTELMSHLQRRALIVIYTDLVDSVMAELLTDNLTRLAQRHAVILAVMQDEALRSHALAEPGTYDDVARAVVAAELQRERLRVFERLRASGVHWVEVPVGQMSIAVIDKYLELKRREVF; this is encoded by the coding sequence ATGCGCCCAACCCCTCGCTGCCTGCTGATCGCGTTGCTCGGCTTTGCCGCGTGCGTGCCGGCGCTCGTGATCGGTCCGGCCTGGTGGGTCGCGTGGCCGATCTACGTCGGCGCGTTAGTTGGCGCGATTGGCCTAGATCTGGCGTTTTCGGCGTCGGCGCGGCAATTTACCGCCGCTTCGTCGATGAGCGCGGTGGGCTACGTTGGCGCGCCCGTAACGTTGACGCTACATCTCACCACCGGCCGCAAGGCACCACCGGCGTTGCGCGTTGCCTTGACCGCGCCCGCTGAGCTGGTTGGCGAACGCCATCGCGAATTGGCGACCACCGCGCAAACTACCTATGACGTCGCGTTCTCGCTGCGCCCGGTGCGCCGCGGCGCCTACCAAGTTTCCACTTGCATGTTGCAATGGCTAGGGCCGCTGGGGCTCTTGTCGCATCGTCTAGACCTCGCGCTGCACGGCGAGGTCTCCATCGCGCCCAACATTGAGAAGGTCAAGCAAGCGGCGATCCGCGTGGCGCATGCGTCAAACTATATTGGGCAGCGCATCCAGCGCTATATTGGCGATGGCAGCGAGTTTGAGCAATTGCGCGAATTCCAGGCCGGCCTCGATCATCGCGCGATGGACTGGAAGGCGAGCGCGCGCCACCGCAAGCTCTACGCCCGCCAGTTTCAAGCCGAGCGCAATCACCAAGTCATCGTCGGCGTCGACTGCGGCCACATCATGAATGAGGTCAGCGGCGGCGCGACCAAGCTCGATCATGCGATCCACGAGGCGTTGTGGTTGGCGTGGGTCGGCCTACAGGCCGGCGACAAGGTTGGTTTTGCGGCCTTTGGCGCGCAGCTCGCCGCGTGGACGCCGCCGGCCAACGGCCAAGCCGGCTTTGCGCAGATCTCAAAACGCGCCGCCGGCCTCGATTACAGCCCCGAGGAGACCAATTTCACGCTTTGCATGACCGAGCTGATGTCGCATCTGCAGCGGCGCGCGCTGATCGTCATCTACACCGATCTGGTCGACTCCGTGATGGCCGAGCTGCTCACCGACAATCTTACCCGCTTGGCGCAACGGCACGCGGTGATATTGGCGGTGATGCAAGATGAGGCGCTGCGGTCGCATGCCTTGGCCGAGCCGGGCACCTACGATGATGTCGCGCGCGCGGTGGTTGCCGCCGAGTTGCAACGCGAGCGCTTGCGCGTCTTCGAGCGCTTGCGCGCCTCAGGCGTGCATTGGGTCGAGGTGCCGGTCGGCCAAATGTCGATCGCCGTCATCGACAAGTATCTCGAGCTCAAGCGCCGGGAGGTGTTTTGA
- a CDS encoding protein kinase: MDCDGTCPRHVARRHARQERPVAARKAIPLMTRLCEVIHTAHEHGIVHQDIKPGNVMVIARAGAMFPKLLDLGIASELNRAIGLETKVSSLHSSGELPLPPMTASLKRSTSVGTPLYMAPEQWVPGAPITTQTDVYSLSVMAYELLTGKTPFSGNTVLELAVAHARKKPPELPEALHLFQDVLHKAMAKRPKDRYASAVEFGNALRDASGLSIDAVNLPSVDPITRDEVLVGAPQPVAESVAALDAARTPAQLRAALWQTTTTLTQFTGALAIALRQRTSGRHSDAPVVAELFRELSTGTLTAEQWWTLAKELMRPFAKAPALCPMPELVELFFERGSELKTAMDALLTARATDPGAKATAEEIRTYLVGAMAIMGQVLRALKFLHDYTVAVADAGSVESWMGLRRPQRSSVETLGDVPAGAVVIDRNGGFVCALGPAIECAEPSPGAPRELFLLIGATAGKARMMASPHPLEIRRSGVWEQLGISTDAAQAAAQAARGDESPYMGLSTFSANDASRYFGREAEVLSFINRMNERPFIAVVGPSGSGKSSFIQAGVVPNMREPRTVVLMRPGADPFGALAFALGNVGVAVTRDEAGDLAVILSRLSARVDAPMPLLIVDQFEELVTLCADEAEQQRFAELLLALAASGQAAVITTLRDDFLIRIAQIQALRDRLSGSLHLLTTPTEDDLRRILTEPARQVGFEFEDDELVSEITREVSHQSAALALLSFTAYQLWQFRDKHFRRLSRKAYHELGGVGGAMAYHAESVMAELTEAERPVVREIFRHLVTADGTRAILSRPELLQVSGGDAAAPVLEKLVTARLLVAQEGAGGTERIEVIHEAILEAWPRLVKWRREDAEGARLRDQLRAAAKQWHERGRPRGLLWRDEALAEYQMWRARYPGAVTTVENDFGVASVALDKRTRRIKRALLATAITALVIGLIVLFQANRRTEAQRQKTQAMLDAARYEKGRDLAVQGNWREAAKSWVQYLDSKPMDAGIRFMASRALAESQRVIWATDSAVSDSAVTFIKRAEIGLVAGFENGSVAVLDATTGLTRWTARPYTEPVFDAQVIDGAIYSQYGAGIAKFSNDGKPLEAGLAGTGLTSCASSLVTLNDAAESTIVTTRMPSGEEVSVDVGEFINNIDCIGGNNLILGNGHGPNQLRNGKLVPLSSHQHNGALQYAVSGNGAYFAAAYRMPNDIEVFDGHTLKSLALFKGSCQPPNSFVAQCGRAFPVFG, from the coding sequence GTGGATTGCGATGGAACTTGTCCGCGGCACGTCGCTCGCCGACATGCTCGGCAAGAACGGCCCGTTGCCGCCCGAAAAGCGATTCCGCTCATGACGCGCCTATGCGAGGTCATTCACACCGCGCACGAGCACGGCATCGTTCACCAAGACATCAAGCCGGGCAACGTGATGGTGATCGCGCGCGCCGGCGCCATGTTTCCCAAGCTGCTCGACCTCGGCATCGCCAGCGAGCTCAATCGCGCGATAGGCCTTGAGACCAAGGTCTCGTCGCTTCACAGCAGCGGCGAGCTGCCGCTGCCCCCAATGACGGCCAGCCTCAAGCGCTCGACCAGCGTCGGCACGCCGCTGTATATGGCGCCTGAGCAGTGGGTGCCGGGCGCGCCGATTACCACGCAAACCGACGTCTATTCGCTAAGCGTGATGGCGTACGAGCTGCTCACCGGCAAAACGCCGTTTAGCGGCAATACGGTGCTCGAACTCGCGGTGGCGCATGCGCGCAAAAAACCTCCTGAATTGCCTGAGGCCCTGCACCTATTCCAAGACGTGCTGCACAAGGCGATGGCCAAGCGCCCCAAAGATCGCTACGCCAGCGCCGTCGAATTTGGAAACGCGCTGCGCGACGCCTCGGGGCTCTCGATTGACGCGGTGAACCTGCCAAGCGTCGACCCCATCACGCGCGACGAGGTGCTGGTCGGCGCGCCGCAGCCGGTGGCGGAAAGCGTCGCCGCGCTCGATGCCGCGCGGACGCCGGCGCAACTGCGCGCCGCGCTTTGGCAAACCACCACCACGCTGACGCAGTTCACCGGCGCGCTCGCCATCGCGCTGCGCCAACGCACCTCGGGGCGCCATAGCGACGCGCCGGTCGTCGCCGAGCTATTTCGCGAGCTTTCCACCGGCACGCTAACGGCGGAACAGTGGTGGACGCTGGCCAAGGAGCTCATGCGGCCGTTTGCCAAGGCGCCCGCGCTGTGCCCCATGCCCGAGCTGGTGGAGCTGTTCTTCGAGCGCGGCAGCGAGCTAAAAACCGCCATGGATGCGTTGCTTACCGCGCGCGCGACAGATCCAGGCGCGAAGGCAACCGCTGAAGAAATCCGCACGTACTTAGTTGGCGCCATGGCCATCATGGGGCAGGTGCTGCGCGCGTTGAAGTTCCTCCACGATTACACCGTGGCGGTCGCAGATGCCGGCAGCGTCGAAAGCTGGATGGGGTTGCGGCGGCCGCAGCGCAGCTCGGTCGAGACCTTGGGCGACGTGCCCGCGGGCGCCGTCGTCATCGACCGCAACGGCGGCTTTGTCTGCGCGCTTGGCCCTGCGATTGAATGTGCCGAACCCAGCCCCGGGGCGCCGCGCGAGTTGTTTTTGCTCATAGGCGCCACGGCCGGCAAGGCGCGCATGATGGCGTCGCCGCATCCGCTAGAGATTCGCCGCAGCGGGGTGTGGGAACAACTTGGCATCAGCACCGATGCGGCGCAGGCGGCGGCGCAGGCGGCGCGCGGCGATGAGTCGCCGTACATGGGCTTGTCTACCTTTTCGGCCAATGACGCCAGTCGTTACTTTGGTCGCGAAGCCGAGGTGCTGTCGTTTATCAACCGGATGAACGAACGGCCGTTTATCGCGGTGGTTGGTCCATCGGGTTCTGGTAAGAGCTCGTTTATCCAAGCCGGTGTCGTGCCCAATATGCGCGAGCCGCGCACCGTGGTGCTGATGCGGCCGGGCGCGGATCCGTTCGGCGCGCTCGCCTTTGCGCTTGGCAACGTCGGCGTCGCAGTGACGCGCGATGAGGCCGGTGATTTGGCCGTTATTCTGTCGCGCCTCTCGGCCCGCGTCGATGCGCCGATGCCGCTTCTCATCGTCGACCAGTTCGAAGAACTCGTGACCTTGTGCGCCGATGAAGCCGAGCAGCAGCGCTTTGCCGAGTTGCTGCTTGCGCTCGCCGCCTCGGGCCAGGCCGCCGTCATCACCACCTTGCGCGACGACTTCCTCATTCGCATCGCGCAAATCCAGGCGCTGCGCGACCGCCTTTCGGGCAGCCTGCACTTGCTCACGACGCCGACCGAGGACGATTTACGCCGCATCTTGACCGAGCCGGCGCGCCAGGTTGGCTTTGAATTTGAAGACGACGAACTAGTCAGCGAAATCACGCGCGAGGTGTCGCATCAATCCGCCGCGCTCGCGCTGCTATCGTTTACCGCCTATCAGTTGTGGCAATTTCGCGACAAGCATTTTCGCCGCTTGTCGCGCAAGGCCTATCACGAGCTCGGCGGCGTCGGCGGCGCGATGGCCTACCACGCGGAGTCGGTCATGGCCGAGCTCACCGAGGCCGAGCGCCCGGTCGTGCGCGAAATTTTTCGCCACCTCGTCACCGCCGACGGCACACGCGCCATCCTCAGCCGGCCCGAGCTGTTGCAAGTCTCCGGCGGCGACGCCGCAGCGCCGGTCTTAGAAAAACTAGTCACCGCGCGCTTACTCGTCGCGCAAGAAGGCGCTGGCGGCACCGAGCGCATCGAAGTTATCCACGAAGCCATCTTAGAGGCCTGGCCGCGCCTGGTGAAATGGCGCCGCGAAGACGCCGAGGGCGCGCGCCTGCGCGATCAACTTCGCGCCGCCGCCAAGCAATGGCACGAACGCGGCCGCCCGCGCGGCCTGCTCTGGCGCGACGAAGCCCTCGCCGAGTACCAAATGTGGCGCGCGCGCTATCCGGGCGCCGTCACCACCGTCGAAAACGACTTCGGCGTCGCCTCGGTGGCGCTCGACAAGCGCACGCGCCGTATCAAGCGCGCCTTGCTCGCTACCGCCATCACCGCACTCGTCATCGGCCTCATCGTGCTCTTTCAAGCCAACCGCCGCACCGAGGCGCAACGGCAAAAAACCCAAGCCATGCTCGACGCCGCACGCTACGAGAAAGGCCGCGATCTCGCCGTCCAGGGCAACTGGCGCGAAGCCGCCAAGTCGTGGGTGCAATACCTCGACAGCAAGCCCATGGACGCCGGCATTCGCTTCATGGCGTCGCGCGCGCTTGCAGAATCGCAACGGGTCATTTGGGCAACCGATTCAGCCGTGTCCGATAGCGCCGTAACGTTTATTAAACGCGCCGAAATTGGCCTGGTGGCGGGTTTTGAAAACGGAAGTGTGGCGGTGCTCGATGCCACTACGGGGCTCACGCGGTGGACAGCCAGGCCGTACACCGAACCCGTATTCGATGCGCAAGTGATCGATGGTGCGATTTATTCTCAGTATGGTGCGGGCATCGCCAAATTTAGTAATGACGGCAAACCACTCGAAGCGGGCTTGGCTGGGACAGGTTTGACTTCATGTGCTTCATCGTTAGTAACCCTAAACGATGCGGCGGAATCGACCATCGTGACGACACGCATGCCTTCGGGTGAGGAGGTCTCAGTTGATGTCGGCGAATTCATCAATAACATTGATTGCATTGGCGGAAACAACCTCATCCTTGGCAATGGCCACGGCCCCAATCAGCTAAGAAACGGCAAGCTAGTGCCGCTTTCATCGCACCAACATAATGGCGCGTTACAATATGCGGTCAGCGGAAATGGAGCGTATTTTGCAGCGGCGTATCGCATGCCAAACGATATCGAAGTCTTTGATGGACACACCCTGAAATCCCTTGCTCTTTTCAAAGGGTCATGTCAGCCCCCCAACTCTTTTGTCGCTCAGTGCGGGCGGGCGTTTCCTGTTTTCGGCTGA
- a CDS encoding stage II sporulation protein M, which yields MMQGARGGKSVSFRHEREAIWRELETMIGQAEKQGLAALSTDQLTRLPRVYRGCVSSLSIARSISLDQALLRYLEQLCARGYLLLYGAPPRTRSALADFFRFRLPAAIVSLRWYILVAVFALGLGGVVGYAATSHDIDMYYVFMGEGAQGRTPLSTTAELRGELYDVKPFSDALSAFAAFLFSHNSTVAITAFALGFLLGVPSFVLLFYNGLNLGAFVFLYHSRGLGWDIWGWLLPHGVPELSAIILAGACGMKIGATLFLPRNDSMLAAMRRAGIQVGQVMLGAVFLLLIAGLIEGIIRQTVSDINVRYAMAVAGALLLGAYIWLGARRAARTDALAAQMPGSW from the coding sequence ATGATGCAGGGTGCCCGTGGTGGCAAGAGCGTTTCGTTTCGCCACGAGCGCGAGGCGATTTGGCGCGAGCTCGAGACCATGATCGGCCAGGCCGAGAAACAGGGGCTGGCCGCCCTCTCGACCGACCAGCTTACGCGCCTGCCGCGCGTGTATCGCGGCTGCGTGTCGAGCCTGAGCATCGCGCGCTCGATTTCGCTCGATCAGGCGCTGCTGCGCTATCTCGAGCAACTATGCGCGCGCGGCTATCTCTTGCTCTACGGCGCGCCACCGCGCACCCGCAGCGCCCTTGCCGATTTTTTTCGCTTTCGCCTGCCCGCCGCGATCGTCTCGCTGCGCTGGTACATCCTGGTTGCGGTGTTCGCGCTTGGCCTTGGCGGCGTGGTTGGCTACGCGGCCACCTCGCATGATATCGACATGTACTACGTCTTTATGGGCGAAGGTGCGCAAGGCCGCACGCCGCTGTCCACGACCGCCGAGCTGCGCGGCGAGCTCTATGACGTCAAGCCCTTTTCTGATGCGCTCAGCGCCTTTGCGGCCTTTTTGTTCTCGCATAATTCCACGGTGGCGATCACCGCGTTTGCGCTAGGTTTTTTGCTCGGTGTGCCCTCGTTCGTGTTGCTGTTTTACAACGGGCTCAATCTCGGCGCCTTTGTGTTTCTCTATCACAGCCGCGGCCTGGGTTGGGATATCTGGGGATGGCTCTTGCCCCACGGCGTGCCCGAACTCTCCGCAATCATTTTGGCTGGTGCGTGCGGCATGAAGATTGGCGCGACGCTATTTTTGCCGCGCAACGATTCTATGCTCGCGGCCATGCGGCGTGCAGGCATTCAAGTGGGCCAGGTCATGCTCGGCGCGGTGTTCTTGCTGCTTATCGCCGGACTAATCGAGGGCATTATTCGGCAAACTGTCAGTGACATTAACGTGCGCTACGCGATGGCGGTAGCGGGCGCCCTGCTGCTCGGCGCGTACATTTGGCTCGGCGCGCGGCGGGCGGCGCGCACGGACGCACTCGCGGCCCAGATGCCAGGGAGTTGGTAG
- a CDS encoding ATP-dependent DNA helicase RecQ — MSDALHGGLAALGYETLRPGQAQIIADIFSGQQVVAVMPTGSGKSLCYQLPAVVLHGRGEATLVVSPLIALMKDQVDGLRARGVAAAALTSSDSSDERDVVLGQFLRGELALLYVAPERFRSPRFLDALRGMKAPLGLLAIDEAHCISEWGHDFRPEYRRLGAVARELSPARIAAFTATATPEVRADIAHQLGMEAPQFHLYGFDRPNLHLAVEPLAHLNEKVPRMVELLRTREGGVGVVYASTRKRAEEYRDAIAAAGMRVGLYHAGLGEQERGRAQEAFMNGDVDVMVATNAFGMGVDKSDVRLVIHPDVPRTLEAYYQEAGRAGRDGAAARALILFARADIRLQQFLIDSSAPDAHVLRTVWKVLREGAVGLAQATAALQRELGKGVHEMTIDAALRILERHGYLRAENDVWLAEKPSPGQFADFDPELYSRRAAAEHAKFRRVLDYCGASTCRRQYLLHYFGDPAWALPQTTCGFCDRCDQVVYGQAQGGDEVVSHTLLAVIAALGGRFGRKRVIAVARGTDDDPRLAELPERGKLRRNKQESLFEAMRWLEQQGYVATSTGEYPTVACTAQGRKWLTQTPTAGAAPMPSTAARRAGKSRAPRSRR; from the coding sequence GTGAGCGATGCCCTCCACGGCGGCCTCGCCGCGCTTGGCTATGAAACGCTGCGCCCGGGGCAAGCGCAGATCATTGCCGATATTTTTTCGGGACAACAGGTCGTCGCGGTGATGCCAACGGGCAGTGGCAAGTCGTTATGTTATCAACTGCCGGCGGTCGTGCTGCATGGCCGCGGCGAGGCGACCTTGGTGGTGTCGCCGCTGATTGCGCTGATGAAAGATCAGGTCGATGGGCTGCGCGCGCGCGGCGTCGCGGCAGCCGCGCTGACCAGCAGCGATAGCAGCGACGAGCGCGACGTCGTGCTCGGGCAGTTTTTGCGCGGCGAGTTGGCGCTGCTGTATGTCGCGCCCGAGCGTTTTCGCAGCCCGCGTTTTTTGGACGCGCTGCGCGGCATGAAGGCGCCGCTTGGGCTTTTGGCGATCGACGAGGCGCACTGCATTTCCGAGTGGGGCCACGATTTTCGCCCGGAGTATCGCCGTCTGGGTGCGGTGGCGCGCGAGCTTTCGCCGGCGCGGATCGCCGCGTTTACGGCGACCGCCACGCCCGAAGTTCGCGCCGACATCGCGCATCAACTCGGCATGGAAGCGCCGCAGTTTCATCTCTATGGGTTTGACCGGCCGAACTTGCACTTGGCCGTGGAGCCGCTGGCGCACCTCAACGAAAAGGTGCCGCGCATGGTCGAGCTGCTGCGCACGCGCGAGGGCGGCGTCGGCGTCGTGTACGCGTCGACGCGCAAGCGCGCCGAGGAATATCGCGACGCCATCGCCGCCGCGGGCATGCGGGTGGGCCTCTACCACGCCGGGCTTGGCGAGCAGGAGCGCGGCCGGGCGCAAGAGGCGTTCATGAATGGCGACGTCGACGTGATGGTTGCCACCAATGCCTTTGGCATGGGCGTCGACAAGAGCGACGTGCGGCTGGTGATTCATCCCGACGTGCCGCGCACGCTCGAGGCCTACTACCAAGAAGCGGGGCGTGCCGGCCGCGATGGCGCCGCGGCGCGCGCGCTGATCTTATTTGCCCGCGCCGACATTCGCTTGCAGCAATTTTTGATCGACAGCTCGGCGCCCGATGCCCACGTGCTGCGCACGGTGTGGAAGGTCTTGCGCGAAGGCGCGGTGGGGCTGGCGCAGGCGACGGCGGCGCTGCAGCGCGAGCTCGGCAAGGGCGTGCACGAGATGACCATCGACGCCGCCCTGCGCATCCTCGAGCGCCACGGGTATCTTCGCGCCGAAAACGACGTTTGGCTGGCCGAGAAGCCCTCACCCGGGCAGTTTGCCGATTTCGATCCCGAGCTTTACTCGCGCCGCGCCGCCGCCGAACACGCAAAATTCCGCCGCGTGCTTGACTATTGCGGCGCCTCCACCTGTCGCCGTCAATACCTGCTGCACTACTTTGGCGACCCGGCGTGGGCGCTGCCACAGACCACGTGCGGCTTTTGCGATCGCTGCGACCAAGTGGTCTATGGCCAAGCGCAAGGCGGCGACGAGGTGGTCAGCCACACCTTGCTCGCGGTGATCGCGGCGTTGGGCGGCCGCTTTGGCCGCAAGCGCGTGATCGCCGTGGCCCGCGGCACCGACGACGACCCGCGGTTGGCCGAGTTGCCCGAACGCGGCAAGTTGCGTCGCAACAAGCAAGAATCGCTGTTTGAGGCCATGCGCTGGCTCGAGCAGCAGGGCTACGTCGCGACCAGCACCGGCGAATATCCAACCGTCGCGTGCACGGCGCAGGGCCGCAAGTGGCTCACGCAAACGCCAACCGCTGGCGCGGCGCCCATGCCTTCTACGGCCGCGCGACGAGCTGGGAAATCAAGAGCGCCAAGATCGCGCCGATAG